The following coding sequences lie in one Polluticoccus soli genomic window:
- a CDS encoding HYC_CC_PP family protein codes for MKRVLAILVLCCYMLCAFGITFSFHHCRGKLKYVNIHSEKKKTCCKSKKKMPKNCCNTVKIAFKKGDDNSQSFFSFKTKPADPVKGFILYQVPFQITTLGAQIAPRINPLLRPPPLRTGGLPLYIAHSVYRI; via the coding sequence CATGCTCTGCGCATTTGGCATCACGTTCTCATTTCACCACTGCAGGGGCAAGCTCAAATATGTAAACATACATTCGGAGAAGAAGAAGACGTGTTGCAAGAGCAAGAAGAAGATGCCGAAGAACTGTTGCAACACAGTGAAGATCGCTTTCAAAAAAGGCGACGACAACAGCCAGTCGTTTTTTTCATTCAAAACCAAACCCGCCGATCCTGTAAAGGGATTTATCCTCTACCAGGTTCCATTCCAAATTACCACACTGGGCGCGCAGATTGCTCCGCGAATAAACCCATTGCTGCGTCCGCCTCCATTACGAACGGGTGGCCTGCCATTATATATCGCCCATTCAGTCTACCGCATCTGA
- a CDS encoding T9SS type A sorting domain-containing protein, with the protein MKKIFTAAMLVAASAIANAQTTAPNWTANDCSSASHTLHTELDNGKVIVFVWVMPCGSCVNASKTAFTAVQNFATSHPGRVLFYLADDLGDASCSALSSWATSNNIGDVTKMTFFDNAGNAINMNGFGSTGMPKVVVMGGNDHKIFFNKNNSAANDATGINNAIASAIDAATSVSEVASAIKFSVSPNPVADRLTINYNKPVKQVVITAVNGQVVKQLEFGSKMDPAVDMTGVTPGVYLVKITGANGESGIQKIVKQ; encoded by the coding sequence ATGAAAAAGATATTTACAGCTGCCATGCTTGTTGCAGCATCTGCCATAGCCAATGCACAAACTACTGCTCCCAACTGGACTGCCAACGACTGTAGCAGCGCCAGCCACACATTGCATACCGAACTCGACAACGGTAAAGTGATAGTATTCGTATGGGTGATGCCTTGCGGATCTTGCGTGAATGCTTCCAAAACAGCATTTACAGCCGTGCAGAATTTTGCGACATCGCACCCGGGCAGAGTGCTTTTTTACCTGGCTGATGACCTGGGCGACGCCAGTTGTTCAGCGCTGAGCAGTTGGGCTACCAGCAACAACATTGGCGACGTTACCAAGATGACCTTTTTTGACAACGCCGGCAATGCCATTAACATGAATGGGTTTGGCAGCACAGGAATGCCAAAGGTTGTTGTGATGGGTGGAAACGACCACAAGATATTCTTCAACAAAAATAACAGCGCAGCAAACGATGCCACCGGCATCAACAACGCCATCGCGTCTGCTATAGATGCTGCAACAAGTGTTTCTGAGGTGGCATCGGCCATCAAATTTTCTGTGTCGCCAAACCCTGTAGCCGACAGGCTTACTATCAACTACAACAAACCAGTTAAGCAAGTTGTCATCACGGCGGTTAACGGGCAAGTTGTAAAGCAACTGGAGTTTGGCAGCAAGATGGATCCGGCTGTTGATATGACAGGGGTGACACCTGGCGTGTACCTGGTGAAAATAACAGGCGCGAATGGCGAATCAGGAATCCAGAAAATAGTAAAGCAGTAG
- a CDS encoding cytochrome-c peroxidase, giving the protein MRKRQIITGTIAASLVLYACKKEKQDPTYNPTAATVEVPAYVKTYVGEVPIPADNAMTAEGIELGRKLFYEKMLSDNSTMSCASCHKQENAFDDPRPFSEGTHGAFGDRNAMAIVNAAWDKHFFWDGRRASLEGQAHDPVSNPIEMANKWPEVVKRLQNSEEYPDLFFKAFGTSTIDSTLVTKAIAQFERTLVSFNSPFDKYYYKGDSAALTQQEKNGFMLFTGKAMCNNCHLTNTLFTDREIKNNGLDENPKDPGLMKFTGNAADRGKFKVPTLRNIGVTAPYMHDSRFATLEEVVDFYSSKVKQNSPNLDEHMPDFGSGINLTQQEKTELIAFLKSLTDKEFITNPKFSDPNN; this is encoded by the coding sequence ATGAGGAAGAGACAGATCATAACAGGCACTATTGCGGCAAGTCTCGTTTTATATGCCTGCAAAAAAGAAAAACAGGACCCAACATACAACCCCACCGCCGCAACAGTTGAAGTGCCGGCGTATGTAAAAACGTACGTAGGTGAAGTGCCTATTCCTGCCGATAATGCGATGACGGCTGAGGGAATTGAACTGGGACGGAAGCTGTTTTATGAAAAAATGCTGTCCGACAATAGCACGATGAGCTGTGCTTCTTGTCACAAACAGGAGAATGCGTTTGACGATCCGCGTCCGTTCAGCGAGGGTACGCATGGTGCGTTTGGCGACCGGAACGCAATGGCCATTGTCAATGCAGCCTGGGATAAACACTTCTTTTGGGATGGCAGGCGCGCCAGCCTTGAGGGGCAGGCGCACGACCCGGTTAGCAACCCGATAGAAATGGCCAACAAATGGCCTGAAGTAGTAAAAAGGCTACAGAACAGCGAAGAATATCCCGACCTGTTCTTCAAAGCGTTTGGTACGAGCACTATAGACAGCACACTGGTGACCAAGGCCATTGCGCAGTTTGAACGCACACTGGTTTCTTTCAACAGTCCTTTTGATAAGTACTATTACAAAGGCGACAGTGCAGCTTTAACGCAACAGGAGAAGAACGGCTTTATGCTATTCACGGGCAAGGCAATGTGTAACAACTGCCACCTTACCAATACGCTGTTTACCGACAGGGAGATCAAAAACAACGGGCTCGACGAAAATCCGAAAGACCCGGGCCTGATGAAATTCACCGGCAACGCAGCCGACCGTGGCAAATTCAAGGTGCCGACGTTGCGTAACATCGGCGTTACGGCGCCTTATATGCACGACAGCAGGTTTGCTACGCTGGAAGAAGTGGTAGATTTCTACAGCAGCAAGGTGAAACAAAACAGCCCTAACCTGGACGAGCACATGCCGGATTTTGGCTCGGGTATTAACCTCACCCAGCAGGAGAAGACCGAACTCATAGCGTTTCTAAAATCGCTGACCGATAAGGAGTTCATCACTAACCCCAAATTCAGCGATCCAAACAACTAA
- a CDS encoding heavy metal translocating P-type ATPase: MEANTKQKYYIPLSGVDSEHCALIVDKGLGEVTDLLDHKVELNNRRAVITTDNVEDAIPKAVATIRDLGYDVETVKKTYPVTGMSCASCATSVESMLKAQPGVLNASVNYANSTASVEYVPTIAHVEDFKKTIQSIGYDLVIDESDEAAESLETMQAEHAKALRNRTILSLVFSVPLVIIGMFFMDMPNANYIMWVLATPVILVFGRQFFINAWKQARHRSANMDTLVAMSTGIAYLFSVFNTLYPEFWHNRGLHAHVYFEAAAVVIAFILLGKMLEERAKSNTSSAIKKLIGLQPKTVTIIHQGGHQMEIPVAQVKIGDLLLAKPGEKIAVDGVVSSGSSFVDESMLTGEPIAVKKESGAKVYSGTINQKGSLQFTAEKVGGDTVLAHIIKAVQEAQGSKAPVQKLVDKIAGIFVPIVIGISVLSLIAWVILGGDNGITQGLMAMVTVLVIACPCALGLATPTAIMVGVGKGAENGILIKDAESLERAYKLDSIILDKTGTITEGKPEVTDIVWKEGAESNVLSAILYSLEAQSEHPLADAVTRYFDKYNVAKVEINHFESITGKGVSGMYRGNHYHVASLKAIKEHGVKVNPALQQKADAWLKDAATVIWFTDHTQALAAIAIADKIKESSAEAIKRLQELGITPYMLTGDNPQTAQAVARKVGIEQFKAETLPEDKAAFIKTLQNQGHVVAMVGDGINDSQALARADISIAMGKGTDIAMDVARMTLISSDLMSIPKAIALSRKTVGVIKQNLFWAFIYNVIGIPIAAGLLYPVNGFLLNPMVAGAAMALSSVSVVTNSLRLKWSKL; the protein is encoded by the coding sequence ATGGAAGCAAATACTAAACAGAAATATTATATTCCATTATCTGGCGTCGACAGCGAGCATTGTGCACTGATAGTAGATAAAGGCTTGGGTGAAGTTACCGACCTTCTGGACCACAAAGTGGAACTTAATAATCGTCGGGCGGTGATCACTACTGACAACGTCGAGGATGCAATCCCTAAGGCAGTTGCAACAATACGTGATCTGGGCTACGATGTAGAGACAGTCAAGAAAACCTACCCAGTCACCGGTATGAGTTGTGCCTCATGCGCAACTAGCGTTGAAAGCATGCTCAAGGCGCAACCAGGTGTCCTGAATGCATCCGTTAACTATGCGAATAGCACAGCTAGCGTTGAATATGTGCCTACAATTGCCCATGTTGAAGATTTTAAAAAGACTATTCAATCTATTGGGTATGATCTGGTGATTGATGAAAGTGACGAAGCCGCAGAAAGTTTAGAAACCATGCAGGCTGAGCATGCTAAAGCGTTGCGCAATCGAACCATCCTGTCACTTGTCTTTTCTGTGCCCTTGGTAATAATTGGTATGTTCTTTATGGATATGCCGAATGCTAACTATATAATGTGGGTTTTGGCTACGCCTGTGATATTGGTATTCGGCCGGCAGTTTTTCATCAATGCATGGAAACAGGCTAGACACCGTTCGGCAAATATGGACACGCTGGTGGCAATGAGCACGGGTATTGCTTATCTGTTCTCCGTGTTCAATACGCTGTACCCAGAATTCTGGCATAACCGCGGACTACATGCCCACGTATATTTTGAGGCTGCTGCGGTCGTGATTGCATTTATTCTATTAGGCAAGATGCTTGAGGAACGCGCCAAAAGCAACACCTCCTCTGCCATTAAAAAACTAATCGGATTGCAGCCTAAAACTGTCACAATTATCCATCAGGGTGGCCACCAGATGGAAATCCCGGTTGCACAGGTTAAGATTGGCGATTTGCTCCTTGCTAAACCTGGGGAAAAAATTGCGGTTGACGGAGTGGTGAGTTCCGGTAGTTCTTTTGTTGATGAAAGCATGCTGACCGGTGAGCCAATTGCAGTTAAAAAGGAATCTGGAGCCAAAGTGTATTCCGGAACCATTAACCAGAAAGGCAGTCTGCAATTTACTGCTGAAAAAGTCGGCGGCGATACTGTTCTGGCGCACATCATCAAAGCAGTGCAAGAAGCGCAAGGAAGCAAGGCGCCGGTGCAGAAGCTTGTTGATAAGATTGCTGGCATTTTCGTGCCGATTGTGATAGGCATTTCAGTTCTCAGTTTGATCGCCTGGGTGATCTTAGGCGGTGATAATGGTATTACTCAAGGCCTGATGGCTATGGTTACAGTGTTGGTTATCGCATGTCCTTGTGCACTGGGGTTGGCCACTCCCACAGCGATTATGGTCGGAGTAGGCAAGGGTGCTGAAAATGGTATCCTCATTAAAGACGCTGAAAGTCTGGAGCGCGCTTATAAGCTCGATAGTATTATTCTTGACAAGACAGGTACTATTACAGAAGGCAAACCGGAAGTGACAGATATCGTTTGGAAGGAAGGTGCTGAATCAAATGTGCTGTCCGCCATACTTTATAGTTTGGAGGCACAGTCAGAGCATCCTTTGGCTGACGCAGTAACACGTTATTTCGACAAATACAACGTTGCAAAAGTCGAAATCAATCACTTCGAAAGCATTACTGGCAAGGGCGTTTCCGGCATGTATCGCGGGAACCATTATCATGTTGCCAGTCTTAAGGCGATCAAAGAACATGGTGTCAAGGTCAATCCTGCCTTACAGCAAAAAGCTGATGCATGGCTCAAAGATGCTGCAACCGTTATATGGTTTACTGATCATACCCAAGCCCTGGCAGCCATTGCCATCGCTGACAAGATCAAGGAAAGCTCAGCAGAAGCCATTAAACGTTTACAAGAATTAGGTATTACGCCTTACATGCTCACTGGTGACAACCCGCAAACCGCGCAAGCAGTTGCCAGGAAAGTCGGTATTGAGCAATTTAAAGCAGAAACCTTGCCGGAAGACAAAGCAGCATTTATCAAGACATTGCAAAACCAGGGGCACGTTGTGGCTATGGTGGGGGATGGAATTAATGACAGCCAAGCTCTGGCACGGGCCGATATCAGCATTGCCATGGGCAAAGGAACTGATATTGCTATGGATGTTGCCCGTATGACGCTGATCTCCTCTGACCTGATGAGTATTCCGAAAGCAATTGCCCTCTCACGTAAAACGGTAGGGGTAATTAAGCAGAACCTGTTCTGGGCATTTATCTATAATGTGATTGGTATTCCGATAGCCGCAGGGTTGCTTTATCCCGTAAATGGCTTTTTGCTTAACCCCATGGTGGCAGGTGCAGCTATGGCACTCAGTTCAGTAAGTGTCGTAACCAACAGTCTCCGCCTCAAATGGAGTAAACTCTAG
- a CDS encoding heavy-metal-associated domain-containing protein, which yields MEKLTFKTNINCSGCVKAVTPHMEKAKGINIWKVDTDNPNKILTVEAEGIDADDMIEVIEKAGFKAETIK from the coding sequence ATGGAAAAACTAACATTTAAAACGAACATCAATTGTAGTGGCTGCGTGAAAGCTGTGACACCGCACATGGAAAAAGCCAAAGGCATCAATATCTGGAAAGTTGATACCGACAATCCGAACAAAATTTTGACAGTGGAAGCAGAAGGTATTGATGCTGATGATATGATAGAAGTTATCGAAAAAGCAGGCTTCAAGGCAGAAACAATTAAATAG
- a CDS encoding DUF305 domain-containing protein — MKKTILPILLCLLLAACSDNSSRTEETSTTTDTLVAQSAQTAPTDIPGAMKSSMDKMTSELKSYQPSGDPDHDFASIMRIHHQGAVEMMQAYLPGAKDEMLKTMTQNGISKQQSEIGELGTFLNGHQPGTQKSSYGKDAAQMVTDMMVMETTPQDLDKAFATMMAPHHESAVHISQMFLNHGKDEKLKAMAKKIASEQQKETDELKKWLQEHP, encoded by the coding sequence ATGAAAAAAACAATTTTGCCGATATTACTTTGTCTGCTTCTTGCTGCCTGCAGTGACAATAGTAGTCGTACAGAGGAAACAAGTACCACCACTGACACGCTTGTGGCACAGTCTGCGCAGACAGCGCCAACCGACATCCCTGGCGCGATGAAATCCAGTATGGATAAAATGACTAGCGAGTTGAAAAGCTATCAACCGAGTGGCGATCCGGATCATGATTTCGCATCGATTATGCGGATCCATCACCAGGGTGCCGTGGAAATGATGCAGGCGTATCTGCCGGGTGCTAAAGATGAGATGTTGAAGACTATGACGCAGAACGGTATATCAAAGCAACAAAGCGAGATTGGTGAATTGGGGACATTTCTGAATGGTCATCAGCCAGGAACGCAAAAAAGCTCCTACGGTAAAGATGCAGCGCAGATGGTGACGGATATGATGGTGATGGAGACTACGCCACAGGATCTAGATAAAGCTTTTGCAACGATGATGGCGCCACATCATGAAAGCGCTGTTCATATCAGCCAGATGTTTCTCAATCATGGCAAAGATGAGAAGTTGAAAGCAATGGCAAAGAAAATAGCCAGTGAGCAACAAAAGGAAACTGACGAACTGAAAAAATGGCTGCAAGAGCACCCATAA